One genomic segment of Pandoraea sputorum includes these proteins:
- a CDS encoding class II aldolase/adducin family protein, protein MAAVLPVDTHSFGRTTSTPPAQTRTTPTGLVLNAAPQQRFWFDAPPVRSDILAERRHRQTRLAAAFRIFARHGFDLGLAGHITARDPELPDHFWVNPLGVHFSRIKVSDLLLVNSKGETVVGDRPLNKAAFAIHAAIHEAHPHLVAAAHTHSTYGKAWSTLGRPLDPLTQDSCGFFEDHALFDDFTGMVVDGSEGDRIAHALNKPDGSGTVKGVILKNHGILTAGPSVEAAAWWYIALENVAHTQLLAEAAGTPQPIDEATARHTHSQVGGPEGALYSFESLYEGLVEAEPDLLD, encoded by the coding sequence ATGGCAGCCGTTCTGCCCGTCGACACACATAGTTTCGGACGCACCACGTCCACCCCACCCGCCCAGACCAGGACCACGCCGACCGGCCTCGTGCTCAACGCCGCACCGCAGCAGCGCTTCTGGTTCGACGCACCGCCGGTGCGCAGCGACATCCTCGCCGAGCGCCGTCATCGTCAGACACGGCTCGCCGCCGCGTTCCGCATTTTCGCGCGCCACGGCTTCGATCTTGGGCTAGCCGGTCACATCACCGCACGAGACCCAGAGTTGCCCGATCACTTCTGGGTCAATCCGCTGGGCGTTCACTTCTCGCGCATCAAGGTCTCCGATCTGCTGCTGGTGAACAGCAAAGGCGAGACCGTGGTCGGCGACCGCCCCCTGAACAAGGCGGCGTTTGCCATTCACGCGGCCATCCACGAAGCGCATCCGCATCTGGTCGCTGCCGCGCACACGCACTCGACCTACGGCAAAGCATGGTCGACGCTGGGCCGCCCGCTCGATCCGCTCACGCAGGATTCGTGCGGCTTCTTCGAAGACCACGCACTGTTCGACGACTTCACCGGCATGGTGGTCGACGGCAGCGAAGGCGATCGCATCGCGCATGCACTGAACAAGCCCGACGGCAGCGGAACGGTCAAGGGTGTGATCCTGAAAAACCACGGCATTCTCACCGCCGGTCCGAGCGTCGAAGCCGCCGCGTGGTGGTACATCGCGCTGGAGAACGTGGCGCACACGCAATTGCTCGCCGAAGCGGCAGGCACGCCGCAACCCATCGACGAAGCGACGGCACGCCACACGCACAGTCAGGTCGGCGGTCCGGAAGGCGCGCTGTATTCGTTCGAGAGCCTTTACGAAGGTCTCGTCGAGGCCGAGCCCGATCTGCTCGACTGA
- a CDS encoding LLM class flavin-dependent oxidoreductase: protein MSVEIIGMIQSSKQSEIHPKQGAAVDRDYVRNFARAHEQSGFDRILVPHHSTSPSATLTIAYAATVTENIHFMLAHRPGFVAPTLAARQIATLDQFSGGRLGVHFISGGSDEEQQRDGDFLLHDERYARTDEYLSILRRIWTEDTPFDHDGKYYRFKQGFSEVKPVQQPHVPIFFGGASDAALEVAAKHADIYALWGESLDQVREITTRVRAAAAVHGRTPRFSVSFRPVLAETEAKAWERADKILAQARAIRDAAGVPQGSALQSEGARRLLAAADKGARLDKVLWTEIAKLIGGRSNSTALVGTPEQVADALLDYYDLGVTTFLIRGFDPLGDAIDYGRELIPRLRTLVAERDRQNDATRRAA, encoded by the coding sequence ATGAGCGTAGAAATCATCGGCATGATTCAGAGCAGTAAGCAGTCCGAAATTCATCCCAAGCAGGGTGCTGCCGTCGACCGCGACTATGTGCGCAACTTTGCGCGCGCTCACGAGCAATCCGGTTTCGACCGCATTCTCGTGCCCCATCACTCCACGAGCCCGTCGGCCACGCTTACGATCGCCTATGCGGCGACCGTGACCGAGAACATCCACTTCATGCTCGCCCATCGTCCCGGCTTTGTTGCGCCGACGCTGGCCGCACGTCAGATCGCCACGCTCGATCAGTTCAGCGGCGGCCGCCTCGGCGTTCACTTCATCTCTGGCGGCTCGGACGAAGAACAGCAGCGCGACGGCGACTTCCTGCTGCATGACGAGCGCTATGCGCGCACCGACGAATACCTGAGCATCCTGCGCCGCATCTGGACGGAAGACACGCCGTTCGATCACGACGGCAAGTACTACCGCTTCAAACAGGGCTTCTCCGAGGTCAAGCCCGTGCAGCAACCGCATGTGCCGATTTTCTTCGGTGGCGCGTCCGACGCCGCATTGGAAGTCGCGGCCAAACATGCCGACATCTACGCGCTGTGGGGCGAATCGCTCGATCAGGTGCGCGAGATCACCACCCGTGTGCGCGCAGCCGCCGCCGTGCATGGTCGCACGCCGCGCTTCTCGGTGTCCTTCCGCCCGGTGCTGGCCGAGACCGAAGCAAAGGCGTGGGAACGTGCCGACAAGATTCTGGCGCAGGCCAGGGCGATCCGAGACGCCGCCGGTGTGCCGCAAGGCTCGGCGCTGCAAAGCGAAGGCGCACGACGCCTGCTCGCGGCGGCCGACAAGGGCGCGCGTCTGGACAAAGTGTTGTGGACGGAGATCGCCAAGCTTATCGGCGGACGCTCGAACTCGACGGCCCTCGTCGGCACGCCGGAGCAAGTCGCCGACGCCCTGCTCGATTACTACGACCTCGGCGTGACGACGTTCCTCATTCGCGGCTTCGATCCGCTGGGCGACGCCATCGACTACGGCCGCGAGCTGATTCCGCGTCTGCGCACGCTGGTCGCCGAGCGCGACCGTCAGAACGACGCCACGCGACGCGCCGCCTGA